One window of the Salvelinus alpinus chromosome 13, SLU_Salpinus.1, whole genome shotgun sequence genome contains the following:
- the LOC139537539 gene encoding nuclear envelope pore membrane protein POM 121-like → MSPREKRFIAFSSIVIFCLLVYYIPTFFYIAFILGVCCVACIYHSGESLNARLGPHPRHGLTIPPVLRRWLPEIANGLPTAGRVRSRTVKGDVREPLVLTDQRRSESAIYRKIAGHSDSFLFSPRDILMGSYIGKAESPPSVVGRPRAGANSRVNPNAREQLREILARPNHAVYTPNKRLSFGREPLGMMGRFTITPQRHYPLQQTGTSSVGILPPAQWDGFRKKNILTPRNSPAVHSPVTVKIARPDRNTTQSPFFDHLNSPGILGSPGLGAPADPCSRETVLSVLKESRKREVDNEDDRSFTAGQKSKRRRHDSSGSAHSAFEPLVPNGAPTQLVPKPGTLKRGLNAMMEESTMKKSRTSSISSVSCGLTPSGTLGSVRNSIRSSLSSSQGFAQRKKASTRSLSPLSSLESSRSQTPERASKKPREEDARSPSSASSARSDKALMDPAPTTEKLTPAPEVHVASDSAGSGKRKRKIPLVSSRRGDQISLPPPPELGYTITVKDLDQEKKAALSQINTVLEECVPEKSVLAPVVTTSSQPPVSSDPTPTLATLLASPLSISTSASVVAPIPVINLDPVPSSTAAPVTTPPSANPLLESLKMMRNNALASAAATTAAPAVSLVKVLMTSAPLVTSALQAETSLTAPQPTPASSFQPAPTSLSQPASTMPSAFIQVLSQVTKAPSSVPTLGGASLFGLANTLTAPSSSLAPTATTETTSSNNPLLASVFKPIFGPATPASSAPESTPAVPTFKPIFGSATATSAFGQPAATSATSTASASASLLSGLTNSSTVAPAASLFTGVSSSTAPAPVPSAVPAAPPSVKSLFGNWSAPPAMTSATTIAPSIGSTFQFGATSTTAPAPTLSSTAAATTCNNGFSFGAMTTTSAVTQLALPATVQGGFTFGQAAATQNSTTASFSGFGMATAATTTAAAPAIQSTFTFGKSSFDASAASAFPSATQAPAAAIAAANPFTFGSAGATPAPFAFGAAATTAASTFGTPTKLAFGASSTGFAFGNTAAAPAAPAFGSATQTAGTLPASAPTFSFGGVSAQQAPATPVQPTTGGFNFGAAISGTRFGTPNLTTQTPGFNFGAAASDKPAFGTSTPTFGQSTAAGPIAFGSPGTPVQGFSALAPSAFGSPSTPSFSIGAGSKTSGARQRLQARRQHPRKK, encoded by the exons ATGTCTCCAAGAGAGAAGCGGTTCATAGCGTTTAGCTCTATCGTGATATTCTGTCTACTTGTGTATTATATTCCAACCTTTTTTTATATAGCTTTCATTCTTGGAGTTTGTTGCGTTGCCTGTATTTATCACAGCGGAGAATCACTCAACGCTAGGTTAGGCCCTCATCCACGCCATGGTCTGACTATTCCACCCGTGCTGCGACGCTGGTTGCCAGAGATTGCGAACGGATTACCCACAGCGGGGAGAGTCAGAAGTCGCACCGTCAAGGGTGATGTTAGGGAACCGCTAGTATTAACCGACCAAAGACGTTCCGAGAGCGCTATTTATCGCAAAATCGCGGGACACAGCGACTCATTTCTGTTCAGTCCTCGGGATATACTAATGGGAAGTTACATTGGGAAGGCAGAAAGTCCTCCCTCAGTTGTTGGGAGGCCGCGAGCCGGTGCGAATTCGCGTGTTAACCCAAACGCACGAGAACAACTGCGCGAAATATTGGCGCGACCCAACCACGCTGTTTATACTCCGAACAAAAGACTGTCATTCGGGAG GGAGCCCCTTGGCATGATGGGCAGGTTCACCATAACTCCCCAGCGCCACTACCCCCTCCAGCAGACCGGCACATCCTCTGTGGGCATCCTGCCCCCTGCCCAGTGGGACGGGTTCAGAAAGAAGAACATTCTCACCCCTCGCAACTCCCCGGCAGTCCACAGTCCAGTCACAGTGAAGATTGCTAGGCCAGATCGCAACACCACTCAATCCCCTTT ctttgatcatttgaactcCCCGGGAATCCTTGGTTCTCCAGGCCTGGGGGCCCCTGCAGACCCCTGCTCCAGGGAGACTGTTCTGAGCGTGCTCAAAGAGAGCCGCAAGAGAGAGGTGGACAATGAAGATGACAGGAGCTTCACTGCAGGGCAAAAGAGCAAAAGGAG GCGCCATGACAGCAGTGGGAGTGCTCACTCGGCATTTGAGCCACTAGTGCCCAATGGAGCTCCTACACAGCTGGTGCCCAA GCCTGGTACGCTGAAGCGAGGACTGAACGCTATGATGGAGGAGTCAACAATGAAGAAGTCGCGCACCTCCTCCATCAGTTCTGTGAGCTGTGGCCTAACCCCCAGCGGCACCCTGGGCTCGGTCCGCAACTCCATCCGCAGCTCCCTCAGCTCCTCACAAGGCTTTGCTCAG CGGAAAAAGGCCTCTACTCGcagcctctcccctctctccagcctTGAGTCATCCCGCTCCCAGACCCCAGAGAGAGCCTCTAAAAAGCCCAG GGAAGAGGATGCTCGCTCACCCAGCTCTGCGTCCTCGGCGAGGTCTGACAAAGCGTTGATGGACCCAGCACCCACCACTG AAAAACTGACTCCAGCCCCCGAGGTCCATGTGGCGTCAGACTCTGCCGGTAGTGGGAAACGGAAACGCAAGATTCCTCTGGTGTCCAGTCGTAGAGGAGACCAAATCTCTCTG CCTCCACCTCCTGAGCTGGGCTACACCATCACTGTGAAAGACCTGGATCAGGAGAAGAAAGCCGCTCTCAGCCAGATCAACACAGTCCTTGAAGAGTGTG TTCCAGAGAAATCTGTGTTAGCTCCAGTAGTGACCACATCTTCTCAACCTCCTGTGTCAAGCGACCCCACACCCACCCTGGCCACCCTGCTGGCCAGCCCTCTTTCCATATCGACATCTGCCAGTGTGGTGGCTCCTATCCCTGTGATCAACCTGGATCCTGTCCCCTCAAGCACAGCTGCACCCGTCACCACCCCCCCCTCAGCCAACCCCCTCCTGGAGTCTCTTAAAATGATGAGGAACAACGCCCTCGCCAGTGCTGCTGCCACCACTGCAG CTCCGGCTGTCTCCTTGGTGAAAGTATTGATGACTTCTGCACCACTGGTGACTTCTGCTTTGCAGGCAGAGACCAGCTTGACTGCTCCTCAGCCCACACCAGCCTCCTCCTTCCAGCCTGCCCCAACCTCCCTCTCTCAGCCTGCCAGCACCATGCCCTCTGCTTTCATCCAGGTGCTGAGCCAAGTCACCAAGGCCCCCAGCAGTGTCCCCACCCTGGGTGGAGCTAGCTTGTTTGGCCTGGCCAACACACTGACAGCCCCTTCCTCCTCACTGGCCCCCACTGCCACCACAGAAACAACCAGCAGTAATAATCCCCTCCTGGCCTCTGTTTTCAAGCCCATCTTCGGGCCTGCGACCCCAGCCTCCTCAGCCCCAGAGAGCACACCTGCTGTCCCAACCTTTAAGCCCATATTTGGAAGTGCCACAGCCACCAGTGCTTTTGGACAGCCAGCCGCTACCTCAGCCACCTCCACAGCTAGTGCATCTGCTTCATTGCTCAGCGGGCTCACCAACAGCAGTACAGTGGCCCCTGCTGCCTCCCTGTTCACTGGGGTGTCCAGCAGCACCGCTCCTGCCCCAGTGCCCTCCGCAGTCCCAGCCGCCCCGCCATCTGTCAAGTCTCTGTTTGGAAACTGGAGTGCGCCGCCTGCAATGACCTCTGCCACGACCATTGCCCCTTCCATAGGAAGTACTTTTCAGTTCGGCGCCACCTCCACCACAGCTCCTGCACCCACCCTCAGCTCCACTGCAGCCGCCACCACTTGCAACAACGGCTTTTCGTTTGGTGCCATGACCACCACCTCTGCTGTCACTCAACTCGCCCTCCCAGCCACCGTCCAGGGGGGATTTACCTTTGGTCAGGCTGCAGCCACCCAAAACTCTACCACCGCATCCTTCAGTGGCTTTGGCATGGCCACTGCAGCCACTACTACTGCTGCAGCACCTGCAATCCAGTCCACGTTCACGTTTGGGAAGTCGTCGTTCGACGCCTCAGCAGCATCAGCGTTCCCTAGCGCGACTCAGGCCCCGGCTGCTGCTATTGCAGCAGCTAATCCTTTCACGTTTGGGTCAGCTGGGGCCACCCCTGCCCCCTTCGCTTTTGGTGCAGCTGCCACTACGGCAGCTTCTACATTTGGGACCCCCACTAAGCTGGCATTTGGAGCCAGCTCTACAGGTTTTGCATTTGGCAACACAGCGGCTGCCCCAGCAGCCCCTGCCTTTGGCTCTGCCACTCAGACTGCCGGCACACTCCCAGCCTCCGCCCCAACCTTCTCGTTTGGTGGTGTGTCTGCACAGCAAGCCCCCGCTACCCCTGTCCAGCCAACCACCGGAGGATTCAACTTCGGCGCAGCAATTTCAGGCACTCGGTTTGGAACACCCAATCTCACAACACAGACACCAGGATTCAACTTCGGGGCTGCTGCTAGTGACAAGCCAGCCTTCG GGACATCTAcccctacttttggccagagcactGCTGCGGGTCCTATCGCCTTTGGAAGCCCAGGAACTCCAGTCCAAGGATTCAGTGCTTTGGCACCCTCAGCATTCG GCTCTCCATCAACTCCCTCGTTCTCCATTGGCGCTGGCTCCAAAACGTCAGGGGCACGCCAGAGGCTACAGGCCCGAAGGCAGCACCCCAGGAAGAAATAG